A single region of the Streptomyces caelestis genome encodes:
- a CDS encoding LacI family DNA-binding transcriptional regulator yields MAAVHESRRRSSPTVARGSTRPTSRDVAQAAGVSQAAVSLVLGDKWHGRVSEATAQRVREAARDLGYRPNLAARNLRLGRTRTVLLVVPALTTEFFAGVYTGAARVAAEHGFGVVLYPSPEGIGPARDPFASAQAALDGVIASSMAADALTAIRGEALPLVMLDSDPAGSLGAATVNLDIADGVRQAAEHLLSLGHRRFLHLAADVPSWTFEVRARELAARLAEVPGTSVRTARSPISIEGAVAAAETALCEPGPRPTAVICDDDQLAAGTYKAARRLGLGVPDDLSVTGLDDLALATAIDPELTTVRLDAELFGERGMRALLAVLEGREPEAGDIPVRLVVRGSTAPPGLP; encoded by the coding sequence ATGGCCGCTGTTCACGAGTCCAGACGAAGGAGCAGCCCGACGGTGGCACGAGGCAGCACCCGCCCCACGAGCCGGGACGTCGCCCAGGCCGCCGGCGTCTCCCAGGCTGCGGTCTCCCTGGTCCTGGGCGACAAGTGGCACGGCCGCGTCTCGGAGGCAACCGCTCAGCGGGTCCGCGAGGCCGCCCGCGACCTGGGTTACCGGCCGAACCTGGCCGCCCGCAACCTGCGCCTGGGCCGCACCCGCACGGTCCTCCTGGTGGTCCCGGCCCTGACCACCGAGTTCTTCGCCGGCGTCTACACGGGCGCGGCCCGCGTCGCCGCCGAGCACGGCTTCGGCGTGGTCCTCTACCCCTCCCCCGAGGGCATCGGTCCCGCCCGTGACCCCTTCGCCTCGGCCCAGGCCGCTCTGGACGGCGTCATCGCCTCCTCCATGGCCGCGGACGCGCTCACCGCGATCCGCGGGGAGGCACTGCCTCTGGTGATGCTCGACAGCGACCCCGCCGGGAGCCTGGGTGCCGCGACGGTGAACCTGGACATCGCCGACGGTGTCCGCCAGGCCGCGGAACACCTGCTGTCCCTGGGCCATCGCCGGTTCCTCCACCTCGCGGCGGACGTGCCGTCCTGGACCTTCGAGGTTCGCGCCCGGGAGCTGGCGGCCCGCCTGGCCGAGGTGCCCGGTACGTCCGTCCGCACGGCCCGCTCACCGATCTCCATCGAGGGCGCGGTGGCCGCGGCCGAAACCGCCCTCTGCGAGCCCGGCCCCCGCCCGACCGCCGTGATCTGCGACGACGACCAGCTGGCCGCCGGCACGTACAAGGCAGCTCGGCGCCTGGGCCTGGGGGTCCCGGACGACCTGTCGGTCACCGGCCTGGACGATCTGGCCCTGGCCACGGCGATCGACCCGGAACTGACGACGGTCCGCCTGGACGCCGAGCTGTTCGGTGAACGGGGTATGCGGGCGCTGCTGGCCGTCCTGGAGGGCCGCGAGCCCGAGGCCGGGGACATCCCGGTGCGGCTGGTAGTACGGGGCTCTACGGCACCACCAGGCTTGCCGTAG